One genomic window of Coraliomargarita sinensis includes the following:
- a CDS encoding DUF983 domain-containing protein, translating to MNLSNNFECFKRGMMNRCPRCGVGPITKTLFVRHESCPHCKMDFTREDGFYSGAMAINYAMVCGFYLFPMLLIWWAGWLPGWPTIILCFLGSAIMPILTYRYSQCLWLGFYCWVTAEELDEDSRSEK from the coding sequence ATGAATTTATCCAATAACTTCGAATGCTTCAAAAGGGGGATGATGAACAGGTGCCCGCGTTGCGGCGTCGGCCCGATCACGAAAACCCTCTTTGTACGCCACGAGAGTTGCCCGCACTGCAAAATGGATTTCACCCGGGAGGACGGATTTTACAGCGGCGCAATGGCGATCAACTACGCGATGGTCTGTGGGTTCTACTTATTCCCTATGCTACTGATTTGGTGGGCCGGATGGCTCCCCGGCTGGCCCACAATCATTTTGTGTTTTCTGGGATCTGCAATCATGCCCATCCTGACCTACCGCTACTCGCAATGCCTTTGGCTGGGCTTTTACTGCTGGGTCACCGCGGAAGAGCTCGACGAGGACAGCCGGAGTGAGAAATAA